A stretch of DNA from Schistocerca americana isolate TAMUIC-IGC-003095 chromosome 3, iqSchAmer2.1, whole genome shotgun sequence:
AATATAATAGATATAACAGACTGATAGAACAAAAGTGACTGGATAGTAATGATGAAGTGATGTCACCCTGTCGTTCCTTTCCGTATCCAGTAAGGAAAGACTAGGTTGCTTGTGGAAACACAATAGCAACTTCCAAGATGTAAATGGTATGGAGAGTGGTTCTGAGGTACATTCCTTAATCCAAAGTGATGTGTGTACTATAATCTACCCTATCAGTGCTACAGAAAATTGTTCAGAACTTCAGGTTATAAAATCACTCTTTGGACCACAACAACCTGGAAATACATGACTTTGTCAGAGTGGCTGGTAATAACAGCTACAAGCTATCTGGTAAACAATTACATATTGAAGAGAAGTGGTGGGCCTGTTGACTCTGTCACAGTAaaaacttactttttgatcacacgatACTTTCAGTTGATGGCCTAGCACCGCATCCGCAAAGTATGAACTTGACTATgtattacgccggccggagtggccgagcggttctaggcgctacagtctggaaccgcgcgaccgctatggtcgcaggttcgaatcctgcctagggcatggatgtgtgtgatgtccttaggttagttaggtttaagtagttctaagttctaggggactgatgaccacagtagttaagtcccatagtgctcagagccatttgactatgtATTACAAATAAGTAGGTGAGATATCTGCTCATGACccaaaatctcctttgaaaaatgCAATGGAGCTGTGAACAGCAATGTAAGTGGCATACCTCAATGTTTATGCACACATGCTCCATCAGTTAGTTTATGTCATGTAGATTGCTGCTCTTCATAATGACAGATATCCTAAGCATTATGAATGTTCTGGTACTGCAGCATAataaatgcaaaattatttttacatctgaCTAAGAGTTCATAATACAGGTTGCATTTTAAAAAGAGCCAATATAATGCAGCTTTAAACATACCTCCCAATTTGTAAGCCATTAGGTAAACAGACAATATCTCATTGACACCACCAATGCGACATGAATCAATCTGACAATATTGCATTCCACCAGCCTGCAGAAACTGCTTGAACATTACGCGGTTGCAGCACATCTCTCCAGTTGCCACACCAATCCCAAGTGGTTTCAGTGCCTATTTTGTTTAAAAatgcacagaaaaacaaaaaattattttgatatcaaatttattttgtttccagtaattccatttcctaaaatatttaattatagttaCTGGGCATTTGCTGTACCTTGGCTATTGCAGCATGTCCAAGAACATCATCAGGGGAAGTAGGCTCCTTGATCCAAAGTGGCTTGAACTCGGCCAGTGCCTTCATCCAGTCAATAGCTTGCTGTACGTCCCAATTCTGATTGGCACCTACCATCTTCAAAAAAAGGATGCCAATCAGTAATGTATGTTATAATATAACTCAGTATTTACAAAGTCAActtttacctacacaaaaatatGTGCAGATTGGGACCAGGATGTAAGAAAcatattacttttaaaaaatcatgAACTTTCAGAACTACACATTTCTTATTCGAAAGGTAAAGAGGAATGACTAGGGAAAAAACAAATACTAACATAGTTTCACCCAGCTGAGAATCAAACCCGGCCCCCTGCAGTTGGCATTCAGCCACACTCACCCCGCAGCTACCAAGGCGGACTTCCCGGTGACTGACTGAAgtgtgccagacagaaacataACAGCACAGAAAATTTATCTAGTGTTTGAACAAGCTACcacttttttactctctctctctctctctctctctctctctctctctctctctctctctctctctctgtctctctgtctccccccacACCCGCCCCCCTCCCTGcgcgcacgtgcacacacacacacacacacacacacacacacacacacacacacacaaacttgtgtGATTTATGGAGGGTGATAACTGGGAAAGTGTAGAATAAGTGGGGAATGGCACATTAGTTACGGGCACTCTATTATATTTCATTTACATATCATTATTGGATAATGGATAATCCATTCAGCTGTTTTACTGATGTTATTTGATACATATAATCAATCAATTTAAAAATTATACTGTTTCATCTTCAGACGTCCTTGTGACAGTCGAACTCATCCAAAACACTCAAATAAAAAAGTGATCCAAAACATTGGCAAACTGAAAATCAGTAGTGCTACTGTAAGCATAAAATATGCCAGTTCTTGTGTACATACGATGTGAAGCTACTGGGGCTGTGATGTACAGCATTTTCAGCCACTGGGCATCTGGGTTTGAGGAAAAGTAGTgttccacaacagcagcagcaacgctACGGGGTATGTTGACATGCAGGAACATAAGGCCAGCATGTAGTCTAACGATAATAGGACAGGAACCATGGAAATGCATGAATTAAGTGGTCAatgtcttgaatgagattttcactctgcacattATGTGAAACCTGAAGCCAATGTCTGCCATCTTAACTAGCCGAAAACATTACGTTTGTGGCGCCAATGAAAttgacaccaacatcgatatgcattcatctttggactctaagcattatctttggctgttccgccatgttcagttcagttctttgtgatcctcgtatgtgttaaggttaataaatgaactattgctaaatgggtgcaATTAAGTTACTGCACTATAAAAGGTTATTATATTTTTTCAATAACTTTACaaatattttatgttggaacataaaaattatcaccaataaaaatatttcatttaagcAGTCCAAGCTGCAATGAATGATAATGAGTTGTAATATGGGCAGTTTTTAATACTAGATCTTTTCTGCCTTTCAACTTATGAATTTGAGCTTCCCATGTCCAAAGggttatttcaaaacaaaatttaatattttagcTAGTGAtctgttaacccccccccccccccccttccacttttTTCCCAATAAGTATGCTTACATTTTTATAGTACTATTCATTATGTCCGTAACAGACTAAACTAATACTTATACAAACCTTAAGTCTGAGACATCACCACCTCTTTCCTCCAGTACTTCCTTCCCAATTCTTACCATGTCTTctactgcaaaaataaaggaaaaaattcacTTAATACAGTGCTTCTTTTTTTTCCAGATAACATGTTTTGAGTGTTAAACCTTTGTTGATGATCACTATCTGCTAGATTCTAGGAGCTGGAAATAACTTGCAAGAAGTCTTTTTTCTTATGACTATTGCTACAAATAATTTTAGATACTGTATTCCAGAATGGAAAATTcagaatggaataacaataatgaaataggatagattgctactcaccacatacaaGAGGCATTGAGCGACAGACAGGTACATATAAAGGACAATTAAAAGTAAGCAAAGCTACTGGACAAAGACTCCGTCAAAACCAGACCAAGGTcgcaccccccccctcctccccacacacacacacagtcgccgTCGGCACAGATGTCTGACAGTGGCCACCTgagctctttgaggatgtccacattgaaactagtatcagtgaccatggTATGGttttggcaacaatgattaccaaagaacaaaagacaactaaaacaagcaaagAGATacatatgttcagcaaactagataaaaaatcagtagtgtcatatctcagtgaggaacttgaaacttttagcacagggTAGAAGCATGAAGAGGAACCACGGCTTGTGCTTAAAAGCAtagctgaccatgcactggatatatatgtacccattagaacagttcataatggaagagaatctccgtggtatacagtcaccaTAAAGAAACTactgaagaaacagagattactgcacaacaggtgtaaaaaaaaagtgtatggCTGTAGagcgagatgctgaatgaaacatgtttggctctcATGAGAGAAattcatgatgccttcaatgactaccatgcaGAATGTATCATGGAGAAATACAGAGGCAAgcaagtgtgccgggacttaccccagttcactgttaGTTGCACCATGTCACCACAATGCATCTGTGTGCAGCACACATtgtattgcatcataatttaagaatggaattaaaagttaagGTTGCTTTTCCAAACTCTGTTAGCATGTGCTTAagtatgtggcgccgatgaggtcgacaccagcatcggtATGGAcactgagcatcgtctttggactctgagatTGTCTTCGGGCTGTTCTGCCATGTTTAGTTGTTTGTGAGCTCTgcctgtgtttaggtgaataaaggAACTACTGCTGAATgggggttgtttggtgtaactaacccgAGCATctcccctcactggtgaccccgagttgtaaagTCTTCCATTTTCGCCGAAAACTGTGTCCGCGACCTCCCTGTCGGTTATTTTCACCTGTATTAaatcgacacagcattcgaacaatgacttcagcccagtgcctaatgccggattttgtgatcgacatgcatcgtgttgcgggcgatgtacacctgccaggactgcaacacgatgcctctcacttgaCGATTCCACTGATTTGGACGGACGTTTTCGGGCCTGCAACAATAactgaggttaggagtgtgcatgactccggctatcaaatgcctttgttcccgccacatgtgcctTCCCTCATCGGCTGTGCAGTTACCTATTACGGGTCTCTGTGCCatgcgggaccaatgccgatttctgcaaatgcttcgtcggacaacctactaccgccaggacaacgatttaccacgccgcaatccgtgcagtaccacgcggatacctgccacatggccggaactgcttcgtcCACAGGTCAACCACCTCAGCATCTGACCACGCCagtgcctgcctcggttcagcatcagcacatgccatCCTACTTTGATACctcagcctgcaacaggaacaataatttgttgtctgtgcctgacctccacctccgccccactgctatgcctcagtgttttgtgccacgacattcaccttatccacacaccgttttgagtggagcgactatgaacagtgaacattcacacattctgtcCCACGTTCGACATAATTTCCCACActatgcttctggacagcccgcacctccgtagccccctgcaacacaggtggccccggctctgatcatatgTCGAGCTTTCCGTGGACGAACACacattctcaaactttgaactttttctcacctgtcgcctcAACGcgggctccagtcgagcttccgctaccattcttggcacatctcggtgcctcatccgcgTCGGTCTTCCACGACGTGTCAATCCAAACACACCCACAACGTGTTGAGCTTCTGCAACCGctatcgacacattacggtgtctcacccgtgTCGGCCTTCTGTGTCGCgacggatcgcgctcaaccacaacacgtcaccttcacgctgccacccgcaCAGCCGTCTTcgtcacatcccctggaggcacaatCTCCTGG
This window harbors:
- the LOC124606614 gene encoding mitochondrial enolase superfamily member 1-like, with translation MAGMRRDVEVDEVASDAVNEVEDMMVGANQNWDVQQAIDWMKALAEFKPLWIKEPTSPDDVLGHAAIAKALKPLGIGVATGEMCCNRVMFKQFLQAGGMQYCQIDSCRIGGVNEILSVYLMAYKLGVPVCPHAGGVGLCEMVQHLQIFDYICLSTTKENRVIEYVDQQHEHFENPTNVKHAHYIAPTAQVTVQR